In Candidatus Kaistella beijingensis, a genomic segment contains:
- a CDS encoding TolC family protein, with protein MNTFKNNFSKILVFLPLIFSAQTAPDLQELINAGLAKNHLLEQQKLETKYTELDQEKLKDIFLPKLEISGKFGYMNTTAHLTSPEISIPKVPPVFPGMTVPENKNSYNVSGFSGSAKAEASVLLYSGGKVKYLNQALNEKKLSETALMQKTIDEVITEISKAYDQFALVHESKKVLDESKKRLDINKKTADKALGYGLITPYDHKKIELAQANLDSKMVEYEGKKELLITQLQILTGLEREKIAQINPELVPIQYEVLNKNVENRAEIQALEHGIKASEFKMKAENQWWQPKVQAVSSLSYFGLYDNLITSSENIAPFIPKKLNWAPKDINILPMFQIGIGFKWEIFDGKEGKSAVEKAKIDKEILQSKKSDAIDKLALNLANNQTNYDIANSQIATKAKARQIAKLALTQAEKEFRYGTIKSSQLIEAENDLETAELDYQTAVFNQRRSAVELMKSTQNLHIDEL; from the coding sequence ATGAATACTTTTAAAAATAACTTTAGCAAAATTTTGGTTTTTCTGCCCTTGATTTTCTCGGCGCAAACTGCACCCGATTTGCAGGAACTCATCAATGCAGGTCTCGCAAAAAATCATTTGTTGGAACAGCAAAAATTAGAAACAAAATACACCGAACTCGACCAAGAAAAATTGAAAGACATTTTTCTTCCAAAATTGGAAATCAGTGGCAAGTTTGGTTATATGAATACGACCGCTCATTTAACTTCGCCTGAAATTTCAATTCCGAAAGTTCCGCCCGTTTTTCCCGGAATGACGGTTCCTGAAAATAAAAATTCCTACAATGTTTCCGGATTTTCGGGAAGTGCAAAAGCAGAAGCTAGTGTTTTGCTTTATTCAGGAGGAAAAGTAAAATATTTAAATCAGGCATTAAATGAAAAGAAACTTTCAGAAACCGCTTTGATGCAGAAAACGATAGATGAGGTCATCACCGAAATATCAAAAGCGTACGATCAATTTGCCCTTGTTCACGAATCGAAAAAAGTTTTAGACGAATCCAAAAAACGTTTGGACATCAACAAAAAAACAGCGGATAAAGCTTTAGGTTACGGATTAATCACTCCTTACGACCACAAAAAAATTGAATTGGCTCAAGCAAATTTAGACTCCAAAATGGTGGAATATGAAGGAAAAAAGGAATTGCTTATCACTCAACTTCAAATTCTTACAGGTTTGGAACGGGAAAAAATTGCACAAATCAATCCGGAATTGGTTCCCATTCAATACGAAGTTTTAAATAAAAATGTAGAAAACCGCGCTGAAATTCAAGCATTGGAACACGGTATCAAAGCATCGGAATTCAAGATGAAAGCCGAGAATCAGTGGTGGCAACCAAAAGTTCAGGCGGTGAGTTCTTTGTCCTATTTCGGATTGTATGATAACCTCATTACTTCTTCGGAAAATATAGCTCCGTTCATTCCAAAAAAATTGAATTGGGCACCGAAAGACATCAATATTTTACCAATGTTCCAAATCGGAATTGGCTTTAAATGGGAAATTTTTGATGGGAAAGAAGGAAAGTCTGCCGTTGAAAAAGCGAAAATCGACAAGGAAATTTTGCAAAGTAAAAAATCCGATGCAATAGACAAATTAGCCCTGAATTTAGCCAACAACCAAACCAACTACGACATCGCCAATTCGCAAATCGCAACCAAAGCAAAAGCACGACAAATCGCAAAATTGGCATTAACTCAAGCTGAAAAAGAATTCCGTTATGGAACCATCAAATCTTCCCAGTTAATCGAAGCCGAAAACGATTTGGAAACCGCCGAATTGGATTATCAAACCGCCGTTTTTAACCAACGAAGAAGCGCGGTGGAATTGATGAAATCGACGCAAAACTTACATATAGACGAGTTATAA
- a CDS encoding MFS transporter: protein MPDTFKTFDTTTKRILPFILATAIFMQMLDSTILNTSLPSIAKDLNESPLNMQNAIISYVLTLAVFMPVSGFLADKFGTKKIFIFSLVVFSLGSVFCAVSQNLTQLVISRVVQGIGGSLMTPVGRLALIKTYDKNELLKALNFAIVPALIGPVLGPLVGGYMVDYLSWHWIFLINIPIGLIGIFLSLKFMPDYKSEEIKFDFKGFLIFASASLLLSIALERFGTAQNITPVLVIFICGFMMIYFYYRHAKKTENPIFPLNLFQVRTFRVGILGNLATRLGISSIPLLLPLMIQIAYGESAVISGWIVAPMALTAMFGKSYVIKILDYFGYRKTLMTNTFIIGFLICCLGIPGINTNIYWFIPIISILGFFNSIQFTSMNTIAIADLRNSHTSSGNSLLAVYQQIAIGFGIAFGLIVLKLFENEPTLIQGNTHLAFRYTFFVVGFLTILSGFVFRRLHEKDGENMKTEH from the coding sequence ATGCCCGATACTTTTAAAACATTTGATACCACGACCAAAAGAATTCTGCCGTTCATCTTAGCGACGGCAATTTTTATGCAGATGCTCGATTCTACGATTCTGAATACTTCGCTCCCTTCTATTGCGAAAGATTTGAACGAGTCGCCACTCAATATGCAAAACGCCATTATCAGTTATGTTTTGACTTTGGCTGTGTTCATGCCGGTTTCGGGATTTTTGGCGGATAAATTTGGGACAAAGAAAATCTTTATTTTTTCGTTGGTTGTTTTCAGTTTGGGTTCCGTATTCTGTGCGGTTTCCCAAAACTTGACACAATTGGTGATTTCCCGCGTCGTTCAGGGAATTGGCGGAAGTTTGATGACTCCTGTCGGCAGGTTGGCTTTAATCAAAACCTATGATAAGAATGAACTTCTGAAAGCGCTTAATTTCGCAATTGTTCCTGCACTTATCGGACCTGTTTTAGGACCATTGGTCGGTGGTTATATGGTTGATTATCTGTCGTGGCATTGGATTTTCCTCATCAACATTCCAATTGGATTGATTGGCATTTTCCTGAGTTTAAAATTTATGCCCGATTATAAATCCGAAGAAATTAAGTTTGATTTTAAGGGGTTTTTAATTTTCGCTTCGGCTTCTCTCCTACTTTCCATTGCACTTGAACGCTTTGGAACCGCTCAAAATATTACGCCTGTTTTAGTGATTTTCATTTGCGGATTCATGATGATTTATTTCTATTACAGACACGCCAAAAAAACTGAAAACCCTATTTTTCCTTTAAATCTTTTTCAGGTGAGAACTTTTCGGGTGGGAATTTTGGGGAATTTGGCCACGAGATTGGGCATCAGTTCAATACCTCTTTTATTGCCTTTGATGATTCAGATTGCGTATGGAGAAAGTGCCGTGATTTCGGGTTGGATAGTCGCACCAATGGCTTTAACCGCCATGTTCGGAAAATCGTATGTCATTAAAATTCTCGATTATTTTGGCTACCGAAAAACATTGATGACCAATACTTTTATCATCGGATTTCTGATTTGTTGCCTTGGAATTCCTGGGATTAACACTAACATTTATTGGTTTATTCCAATTATTTCTATTCTTGGATTTTTCAACTCGATTCAGTTTACTTCTATGAATACAATTGCAATTGCTGATTTGAGAAATTCCCACACTTCAAGCGGAAACTCTTTACTTGCAGTATATCAACAAATTGCGATTGGTTTTGGAATCGCGTTCGGCTTGATTGTCTTGAAGTTATTTGAAAATGAACCGACTTTAATTCAGGGAAATACCCATCTCGCTTTTCGCTACACTTTTTTTGTGGTGGGATTTTTAACCATACTTTCGGGGTTTGTTTTTAGGAGGTTGCATGAGAAAGATGGGGAGAATATGAAGACGGAGCATTGA
- a CDS encoding pirin family protein: MATKKVELIAAPKPAHFVGDGFRVHNFIPSGYHLDMKRMDPFIMLDYNSKFHFSGTDTPRGVGVHPHRGFETVTIAYQGRVEHGDSSGGGGIIGQGDVQWMTAASGVLHKEFHETEWAKEGGIFQMVQLWVNLPAKDKMSPPKYQAIKNSEMKNVDLGENGFIEVIAGEFNGEKGPATTFSPVNLMNAKLKSGGKAEFSFPANFNTAALVIEGNIMVNGEEKVPTDHLVLFQNEGETFTIEAAEDSIVLILSGEPLNEPIYPHGPFVMNTREEIIQAFDDFNNGKFGYLE, from the coding sequence ATGGCAACAAAAAAAGTCGAATTAATAGCAGCGCCAAAACCTGCGCATTTCGTAGGAGATGGTTTCAGAGTGCACAACTTCATTCCGAGCGGTTATCATTTGGATATGAAGAGAATGGACCCGTTCATTATGTTGGATTACAATTCCAAATTCCATTTTTCGGGAACCGATACACCGAGAGGAGTCGGCGTTCATCCGCACCGTGGTTTTGAAACCGTGACGATTGCTTATCAAGGTCGCGTAGAACACGGCGACAGTTCCGGCGGTGGCGGAATCATCGGACAGGGCGATGTGCAATGGATGACTGCAGCTTCGGGAGTTTTACACAAAGAATTCCACGAAACAGAATGGGCAAAAGAAGGCGGAATTTTCCAAATGGTGCAACTGTGGGTGAATCTTCCCGCAAAAGATAAAATGAGCCCGCCAAAATACCAAGCCATCAAAAATTCAGAGATGAAAAATGTGGATTTGGGTGAAAACGGTTTCATAGAAGTGATTGCGGGAGAATTTAATGGTGAAAAAGGACCTGCAACCACTTTCAGTCCGGTGAATTTGATGAATGCCAAATTGAAATCAGGCGGAAAAGCGGAATTCAGTTTTCCTGCAAATTTCAACACCGCAGCTTTGGTTATCGAAGGAAACATCATGGTGAATGGGGAAGAAAAAGTTCCAACTGACCATTTGGTTTTATTCCAAAATGAAGGCGAAACTTTCACCATTGAAGCAGCAGAAGATTCCATCGTTTTGATTTTGAGCGGTGAACCTTTAAACGAACCAATTTATCCGCACGGACCTTTTGTGATGAACACGAGGGAAGAAATTATTCAGGCGTTTGATGATTTTAATAATGGGAAGTTTGGATATCTTGAATAA
- a CDS encoding catalase — MEDKKKLTRQTGAPVPDNQNVQTAGPRGPLLMQDFWFLEKMANFDREVIPERRMHAKGSGAFGTFTVTHDISQYTKANIFNEIGKKTEMFARFSTVAGERGAADAERDIRGFALKFYTDEGIWDLVGNNTPVFFFRDPMKFPDLNHAVKRDPKTNMRSAQNNWDFWTLLPESLHQVTIVMSDRGIPNGYRHMHGFGSHTYSFINKDNVRHWVKFHFRTQQGIENLSDDEAAKLIGMDRESAQRDLFDNIEKGNFPKWKMFVQIMTEEQAKTYRFHPFDLTKVWSKKDFPLIEVGEFELNKNPENYFADVEQAAFNPTNIVPGIGFSPDKMLQGRLFSYGDAQRYRLGVNHFQIPVNKPRCPYHAFHRDGQMRVDGNYGDTKHYEPNSYGEWQEQPSAKEPPLALEGDAFAYNFRDDDEDYFTQPGDLFRIIKADRKADLLFKNTAAQVGGAEKFVQIRHIRNCYKADPEYGEGVAKALGLSMDEVNAFDLTPYNKWAPTKS, encoded by the coding sequence ATGGAAGACAAGAAAAAACTTACGAGACAAACAGGAGCACCAGTTCCTGACAATCAGAATGTACAGACAGCAGGACCAAGAGGACCGCTTTTGATGCAGGATTTTTGGTTTCTTGAAAAAATGGCAAACTTCGACAGAGAGGTAATTCCCGAAAGAAGAATGCACGCAAAAGGTTCCGGCGCATTTGGAACTTTTACCGTAACTCACGACATTTCACAATACACGAAAGCCAATATCTTCAACGAAATCGGCAAGAAAACAGAAATGTTTGCAAGATTTTCTACCGTTGCAGGTGAACGTGGAGCAGCCGATGCAGAGAGAGATATCCGTGGTTTTGCCTTAAAGTTTTATACCGATGAAGGAATTTGGGATTTGGTGGGAAACAACACGCCGGTTTTCTTTTTCCGTGACCCGATGAAATTCCCGGACTTGAACCACGCCGTAAAACGCGACCCGAAAACCAATATGAGAAGTGCCCAAAATAATTGGGATTTTTGGACTTTACTTCCCGAATCTTTGCATCAAGTAACGATTGTGATGAGCGACCGCGGAATTCCGAACGGATACCGTCACATGCACGGTTTTGGAAGTCACACCTACTCTTTTATCAACAAAGACAATGTTCGTCATTGGGTGAAATTCCATTTCAGAACGCAGCAGGGAATAGAGAATTTGTCGGATGACGAAGCAGCGAAACTCATCGGAATGGACAGAGAATCCGCACAAAGAGATTTATTCGACAACATCGAAAAAGGCAACTTCCCGAAATGGAAAATGTTCGTTCAAATCATGACGGAAGAACAGGCGAAAACTTACCGTTTCCATCCGTTTGATTTAACGAAAGTTTGGTCCAAAAAAGATTTCCCTTTAATTGAAGTCGGAGAATTTGAACTGAACAAAAATCCTGAAAATTATTTCGCCGATGTAGAACAAGCCGCCTTCAATCCTACGAATATCGTTCCCGGAATTGGATTCTCGCCTGATAAAATGCTTCAGGGAAGATTGTTCTCTTATGGTGACGCACAAAGATATCGTCTCGGTGTAAACCACTTTCAAATTCCAGTAAACAAACCGAGATGTCCGTATCACGCATTCCACCGAGATGGACAAATGCGAGTTGATGGAAACTACGGTGACACAAAACATTACGAACCAAACAGTTACGGCGAATGGCAGGAACAGCCAAGTGCAAAAGAACCGCCTTTAGCATTAGAAGGCGATGCATTTGCGTACAATTTTCGTGATGATGACGAAGATTATTTCACCCAACCTGGAGATTTGTTCCGAATCATTAAAGCCGACAGAAAAGCCGATTTGCTCTTTAAAAATACGGCGGCGCAAGTTGGCGGAGCAGAAAAATTTGTTCAGATCCGCCACATCAGAAACTGCTACAAAGCAGATCCGGAATACGGAGAAGGCGTTGCAAAAGCTTTGGGACTTTCGATGGATGAAGTGAATGCTTTTGATTTAACTCCTTATAATAAATGGGCGCCGACGAAATCATAG
- a CDS encoding (4Fe-4S)-binding protein, with product MSIHSGIRVNMLPHVYNPKERPWCKPENAATEELKNQIENCPSGALSYEMNKQTDH from the coding sequence TTGAGCATCCATTCGGGAATTCGCGTGAACATGTTGCCACATGTTTACAACCCGAAAGAAAGACCGTGGTGCAAACCGGAAAATGCAGCCACGGAAGAACTCAAAAATCAGATTGAAAATTGTCCTTCCGGAGCTTTGAGTTATGAAATGAATAAACAAACTGATCATTAA
- a CDS encoding GNAT family N-acetyltransferase yields the protein MVEIKHTNNESKGVFELYYDGGKAGLMTYSWAGDDKFIIDHTEVDEAYGGKGLGKDLVKAGVEYAREKNVKVIPLCPFAKKVIAKTPEFQDVLS from the coding sequence ATGGTAGAAATAAAACACACCAACAACGAATCGAAAGGAGTTTTCGAATTGTATTACGACGGAGGAAAAGCAGGATTAATGACCTATTCTTGGGCAGGAGACGACAAATTCATCATCGACCATACCGAAGTTGATGAAGCATATGGCGGAAAAGGACTAGGAAAAGATTTGGTAAAAGCGGGAGTTGAATACGCTCGAGAAAAAAATGTGAAAGTGATTCCGCTTTGTCCATTTGCAAAAAAAGTAATTGCGAAAACACCTGAATTTCAGGATGTTTTGTCTTAA
- a CDS encoding sodium:solute symporter, whose protein sequence is MNPIVLLLIIIAYFGLLLWVAYQTGKGSNNDSFFIGNRKSNWMLVAFGMIGTSLSGVTFVSVPGAVGADKFHYLQITIGYLIGYVVIAYILLPLYYRLKLTSIYGYLQHRMGQLSYKSGAWIFIVSRLVGATARLYLVVNILQMTILDSLGVPFIVTTLVILAMIILYTYEGGVKTIVWTDTLQTTCMLLGLIICSAYMLNHMNLGFFESLKEMNRLGYTEVFNTDVNSKAFFFKQILAGAFITITMTGIDQEMMQKSLSVTKLKDSQKNMVTLGFILVVVISLFLFMGGLLHLYGNVEHVATSGDQLFPDIALNHMPPFISIIFIIALISALFPSADGAMTALTSSLCIDIFGLKEKEISQKEKEKFRKRVHLIVAAAFLLMVIIFKIINDNSMIGLILKMAGFTYGPLLGLFSFGIFTKFKVKDKLVPYVCIASPLISFFIDKYQENFFGDFKIGLELLIINGLITFFGLWLIRKKD, encoded by the coding sequence ATGAATCCGATTGTCTTGTTGCTCATCATTATCGCCTATTTTGGACTTTTACTCTGGGTCGCTTATCAAACCGGAAAAGGCAGTAACAACGACAGTTTTTTCATCGGAAACCGAAAATCCAACTGGATGCTCGTTGCATTTGGGATGATTGGAACTTCGCTTTCGGGCGTGACTTTTGTGTCGGTTCCGGGTGCAGTTGGTGCAGATAAATTCCATTATTTGCAGATTACAATCGGTTACTTAATTGGGTATGTGGTCATTGCGTATATTCTTCTTCCACTTTATTATCGTTTAAAACTCACCTCAATTTATGGTTATCTGCAACATCGAATGGGACAGCTCTCCTATAAATCGGGCGCGTGGATTTTTATTGTGTCACGTTTGGTGGGCGCGACTGCGCGACTTTATTTGGTAGTCAATATTTTGCAGATGACGATTTTGGATTCACTCGGCGTTCCCTTTATTGTAACAACATTGGTGATTTTAGCGATGATTATCCTCTACACCTATGAAGGAGGTGTGAAAACCATTGTTTGGACCGATACTTTACAAACAACCTGTATGCTTTTAGGACTGATTATCTGTTCAGCTTATATGCTGAATCACATGAATTTAGGATTTTTTGAAAGTTTAAAAGAAATGAACAGGCTTGGTTATACTGAAGTTTTCAATACTGATGTAAACAGTAAGGCTTTCTTTTTCAAACAAATTTTGGCGGGTGCGTTTATCACCATTACAATGACCGGAATTGACCAGGAAATGATGCAGAAATCACTCTCAGTAACAAAACTGAAAGATTCGCAGAAAAACATGGTGACTCTCGGATTTATTTTGGTAGTGGTAATTTCGCTGTTTCTCTTTATGGGCGGACTTTTACATCTTTACGGAAATGTGGAGCACGTGGCAACTTCAGGCGACCAACTTTTTCCGGATATTGCGCTGAATCACATGCCGCCATTTATTTCAATCATTTTTATTATCGCTTTAATTTCGGCACTTTTTCCGTCTGCGGACGGAGCAATGACAGCTTTAACCTCTTCTCTTTGTATTGATATTTTTGGATTAAAGGAGAAAGAAATTTCACAAAAAGAAAAGGAAAAATTTAGAAAAAGAGTTCACCTTATTGTTGCAGCCGCATTTTTGCTGATGGTGATTATCTTTAAAATCATCAACGACAATTCGATGATAGGCTTGATTCTGAAAATGGCAGGATTCACTTATGGCCCTCTTCTGGGATTGTTCTCTTTCGGAATTTTTACGAAATTTAAGGTGAAGGATAAGTTGGTTCCTTACGTTTGCATCGCTTCTCCACTGATTTCTTTCTTCATCGATAAATATCAGGAAAATTTCTTTGGCGACTTCAAAATTGGTTTGGAATTGTTGATTATTAATGGATTGATTACTTTCTTTGGGTTGTGGTTAATTAGGAAAAAAGATTAA
- a CDS encoding cupin domain-containing protein, producing MKYKIQKSPFVVPTNDGKLIEEIWGNSTGNSNISIAHMIAPPNWSEPHQTPEFDEFTYIINGKKQFEIDGETVVLEKGQSILIEKGARIRYSNPFEESCEYIAICLPAFSMELVNREEL from the coding sequence ATGAAATATAAAATCCAAAAATCACCTTTTGTAGTTCCCACAAACGATGGAAAACTCATTGAAGAAATTTGGGGAAATTCAACAGGAAATTCCAATATTTCAATTGCACACATGATTGCGCCACCGAACTGGAGCGAACCACACCAAACTCCAGAATTTGATGAATTTACCTACATCATCAACGGAAAAAAACAATTTGAAATCGATGGAGAAACGGTGGTTTTAGAAAAAGGACAAAGCATTCTGATTGAAAAAGGTGCAAGAATCCGCTACAGTAATCCGTTTGAAGAATCGTGTGAATATATTGCAATTTGTCTACCTGCCTTTTCAATGGAGTTGGTAAATCGGGAAGAATTGTAA
- a CDS encoding Arc family DNA binding domain-containing protein, with protein sequence MAKKSFVLRIDDATYKLLEKWANDEFRSVNGQIEYLLHENLISSGRKKKEIPKEKSEKEK encoded by the coding sequence ATGGCAAAAAAAAGTTTTGTTTTAAGGATTGATGACGCCACTTACAAATTGTTGGAAAAGTGGGCAAATGACGAATTCCGTTCTGTGAATGGGCAGATTGAGTATTTGCTCCATGAAAATCTAATCAGTTCGGGGAGAAAAAAGAAGGAAATTCCGAAAGAGAAAAGCGAAAAAGAAAAATAA
- a CDS encoding SPFH domain-containing protein, translating into MEKVLKPMSGYLALVICLLLFAAGLYFLINGVDQNVSFVILGVLCLITFVFFMKGLMIIQPNHSRVLNFFGKYVGSVKENGLFFINPLYSSQKISLRSENLQGQTLKVNDKMGNPIEIGVVIVWKVGDTYKAAYDVERYMDFVKMQSEAAVRHLAMSFPYDNLEDDHAPITLREGGEKINQILEQELTDRLAKAGIVIQEARISHLAYASEIAGAMLQRQQATAIVAARTKIVEGAVGMVDLALKKLSEENIVELDDERKAAMVSNLMVVLCGEKAAQPILNAGTLYN; encoded by the coding sequence ATGGAAAAAGTTTTAAAACCAATGTCAGGATATCTTGCGTTAGTCATCTGTCTTTTGCTTTTTGCAGCGGGACTTTACTTCCTTATCAATGGAGTTGACCAAAATGTAAGTTTCGTAATTTTGGGAGTTCTGTGTCTGATTACGTTTGTCTTTTTTATGAAAGGTTTGATGATTATTCAACCGAATCATTCACGAGTTCTGAATTTCTTTGGGAAATATGTAGGTTCTGTAAAAGAAAACGGTTTGTTTTTTATTAATCCACTTTATTCATCACAAAAAATTTCGCTCCGTTCGGAAAACCTGCAAGGACAAACTTTAAAGGTGAACGACAAAATGGGAAATCCCATCGAAATTGGTGTCGTAATCGTTTGGAAAGTCGGAGACACCTACAAAGCTGCTTATGATGTGGAACGTTACATGGATTTTGTTAAAATGCAGAGTGAAGCGGCGGTTCGTCATTTGGCGATGAGTTTTCCGTATGATAATTTGGAAGACGACCACGCTCCAATTACGCTACGTGAAGGTGGTGAAAAAATTAATCAAATTTTGGAACAGGAATTAACTGACCGATTGGCAAAAGCAGGAATCGTCATTCAAGAAGCGAGAATTTCGCATTTGGCGTATGCTTCCGAAATTGCAGGTGCAATGCTTCAACGACAACAAGCCACAGCAATCGTTGCAGCGCGAACAAAAATCGTTGAAGGTGCAGTTGGAATGGTGGATTTAGCCCTGAAAAAACTTTCCGAGGAAAATATTGTGGAATTGGATGACGAAAGAAAAGCGGCGATGGTTTCCAATTTAATGGTCGTTCTTTGCGGTGAAAAAGCGGCGCAGCCGATTTTGAATGCGGGAACGCTTTATAATTAA
- a CDS encoding CoA transferase subunit B: protein MLTKEQIAQRISKEVKDRYYVNLGIGIPTLVANYIPENLSVEFQSENGILGMGPFPYEGEEDADLINAGKQTITSLPGASFFDSAFSFGMIRSQKVDLTILGAMEVSENGDIASWKIPGKMVKGMGGAMDLVASAQNIIVAMMHTNKAGESKVLKNCTLPLTGVKCVKKIVSDLAVMEVTDKGLKLLERAPGVSVEDIVKATEARLIVEGEIPEMQF from the coding sequence ATGCTGACAAAAGAACAAATCGCACAACGCATATCCAAAGAAGTTAAAGACCGTTACTACGTCAATCTCGGCATCGGAATTCCAACGCTTGTTGCAAACTATATTCCCGAAAACCTTTCCGTAGAATTCCAAAGCGAAAACGGAATCCTCGGAATGGGACCATTTCCTTACGAAGGTGAAGAAGACGCTGATTTAATCAATGCAGGAAAACAAACCATCACCTCGCTTCCGGGCGCATCATTTTTCGATTCTGCATTCAGTTTTGGGATGATTAGAAGCCAAAAAGTGGATTTAACCATTCTTGGTGCAATGGAAGTTTCCGAAAACGGCGACATCGCCAGTTGGAAAATCCCAGGAAAAATGGTGAAAGGAATGGGCGGTGCAATGGATTTGGTTGCATCTGCACAAAACATTATCGTTGCCATGATGCACACCAACAAAGCCGGAGAAAGTAAGGTCTTGAAAAATTGTACACTTCCTTTAACGGGAGTTAAATGCGTTAAAAAAATTGTCTCCGATTTAGCCGTGATGGAAGTTACCGATAAAGGGTTGAAGCTTTTGGAACGAGCACCCGGAGTTTCGGTAGAAGATATCGTTAAAGCAACCGAAGCCAGATTAATCGTGGAAGGAGAAATTCCTGAAATGCAGTTTTAA
- a CDS encoding CoA transferase subunit A gives MIDKRVKNAKEAIQGIQSGMTVMLGGFGLCGIPENCINEMAASDLTDLTCISNNAGVDDFGLGLLLQKHQIKKMIASYVGENAEFERQMLSGELDVELTPQGTLAEKCRAAQAGIPAFYTPTGYGTEVAEGKEVKDFNGKPHILEHAYEADFSIVKAWKGDYSGNLIFKGTARNFNLPMAGAAKITIAEVEELVQPGELDPNEIHIPGIMVQRIFQGENYEKRIERVTTRKKES, from the coding sequence ATGATTGACAAAAGAGTAAAAAACGCCAAAGAAGCCATCCAGGGAATCCAATCCGGAATGACCGTCATGTTGGGCGGATTCGGACTTTGCGGAATTCCCGAAAACTGCATCAACGAAATGGCAGCAAGTGATCTAACCGATTTAACCTGTATCTCCAACAACGCTGGAGTTGACGATTTCGGTTTGGGTTTACTGTTGCAAAAACACCAGATCAAAAAAATGATTGCTTCGTACGTAGGCGAAAATGCCGAATTTGAAAGACAAATGCTTTCCGGCGAACTCGACGTAGAACTTACACCTCAAGGAACTTTAGCAGAAAAATGCCGCGCCGCGCAAGCCGGAATTCCTGCATTCTACACACCAACCGGTTACGGAACCGAAGTCGCGGAAGGGAAAGAGGTGAAAGATTTTAACGGAAAACCACATATTTTGGAACATGCTTATGAAGCTGATTTCTCTATTGTAAAAGCCTGGAAAGGCGACTATTCAGGAAATTTAATTTTCAAAGGAACTGCAAGAAACTTCAATCTTCCGATGGCGGGAGCTGCGAAAATTACCATTGCGGAAGTAGAAGAATTGGTACAACCGGGTGAATTGGATCCCAATGAAATCCATATTCCGGGAATCATGGTGCAAAGAATTTTCCAGGGAGAGAATTATGAGAAAAGAATCGAGCGTGTAACCACAAGAAAAAAAGAATCATAA
- the rplS gene encoding 50S ribosomal protein L19, producing MDLLKYVQDKYITKKEFPEFKAGDTITVYYEIKEGQKTRTQFFKGVVIQLRGTGATKTFTIRKMSGDVGVERVFPINMPALQKIEVDRRGKVRRARIYYFRDLRGKKARIKDAAYKK from the coding sequence ATGGATTTATTAAAGTACGTACAGGATAAGTACATTACGAAAAAAGAATTCCCTGAATTCAAAGCCGGTGACACCATCACTGTGTATTACGAAATTAAAGAAGGCCAGAAAACGAGAACACAGTTCTTCAAAGGAGTGGTGATTCAGTTGAGAGGAACGGGTGCTACCAAAACTTTCACCATCAGAAAAATGAGCGGTGATGTGGGTGTAGAGAGAGTTTTCCCAATCAACATGCCTGCTTTGCAAAAAATCGAGGTGGATAGAAGAGGTAAAGTGAGAAGAGCTAGAATCTACTATTTCAGAGACCTTAGAGGTAAAAAAGCGAGAATTAAAGACGCTGCCTACAAAAAGTAA